A genome region from Melospiza melodia melodia isolate bMelMel2 chromosome 28, bMelMel2.pri, whole genome shotgun sequence includes the following:
- the CLPS gene encoding colipase: MAKVLPACLLLALLLLPPALLAPQERGLIFNLDTGELCLQSAQCKSGCCHRTDGLSLARCAPKAAETQECSPKSLYGVYYKCPCESGLTCETDRTIVGSITNTDFGICMDPHESRRR; the protein is encoded by the exons ATGGCCAAggtgctgcctgcctgcctgctgctggccctgctgctcctgcccccggCCCTGCTGGCGCCGCAGGAGCGAGGGCTCATCTTCAACCTG GACACGggggagctgtgcctgcagagtGCCCAGTGCAAGAGCGGCTGCTGCCACCGAACCGACGGCCTCAGCCTGGCCCGCTGCGCCCCGAAGGCAGCTGAGACCCAGGAGTGCTCCCCAAAG AGCCTCTATGGGGTCTACTACAAGTGTCCCTGTGAGAGCGGCCTGACCTGCGAGACCGACAGAACCATCGTGGGCTCCATCACCAACACCGACTTTGGGATCTGCATGGACCCCCATGAGTCCAGGAGGCGGTGA
- the LHFPL5 gene encoding LHFPL tetraspan subfamily member 5 protein isoform X2, whose translation MSKLLPAQEAARIYHTNYVRNARAMGVLWAVFTLCFSILMVVTFIQPYWIGDSIDTPQAGYFGLFSYCIGNALTGVSTFLIIGTILCFSLFFFCNAATVYKVCAWMQLAAATGLMIGCLIYPDGWDSAEVRRMCGDKTDKYTLGACTVRWAYILCIIGILDALILSFLAFVLGNRQDNLLPSDFKVEDNEEGND comes from the exons ATGTCCAAGCTGCTGCCGGCGCAGGAGGCGGCGCGGATCTACCACACCAACTATGTACGGAATGCGCGGGCCATGGGGGTGCTCTGGGCCGTCTTCACGCTCTGCTTCTCCATCCTGATGGTGGTGACCTTCATCCAGCCCTACTGGATCGGCGACAGCATCGACACGCCGCAGGCCGGCTACTTCGGCCTCTTCTCCTACTGCATCGGCAACGCGCTCACCG GCGTCTCTACCTTCCTCATCATCGGCACCATCCTCTGcttcagcctcttcttcttctgcAACGCGGCCACCGTGTACAAAGTGTGCGCCTGGATGCAGCTGGCGGCgg ctacAGGGCTGATGATCGGCTGCCTGATCTACCCCGACGGCTGGGACTCCGCCGAGGTGAGGAGAATGTGCGGGGACAAAACCGACAAATACACGCTGGGCGCGTGCACCGTGCGCTGGGCGTACATCCTGTGCATCATCGGCATCCTGGACGCCCTCATCCTCTCCTTCCTGGCCTTCGTGCTGGGCAACCGGCAGGACAACCTCCTCCCCTCGGATTTCAAAGTGGAGGATAACG AAGAGGGAAATGACTGA
- the LHFPL5 gene encoding LHFPL tetraspan subfamily member 5 protein isoform X1, with protein sequence MSKLLPAQEAARIYHTNYVRNARAMGVLWAVFTLCFSILMVVTFIQPYWIGDSIDTPQAGYFGLFSYCIGNALTGELICKGSPLDFGTIPSSAFKTAMFFVGVSTFLIIGTILCFSLFFFCNAATVYKVCAWMQLAAATGLMIGCLIYPDGWDSAEVRRMCGDKTDKYTLGACTVRWAYILCIIGILDALILSFLAFVLGNRQDNLLPSDFKVEDNEEGND encoded by the exons ATGTCCAAGCTGCTGCCGGCGCAGGAGGCGGCGCGGATCTACCACACCAACTATGTACGGAATGCGCGGGCCATGGGGGTGCTCTGGGCCGTCTTCACGCTCTGCTTCTCCATCCTGATGGTGGTGACCTTCATCCAGCCCTACTGGATCGGCGACAGCATCGACACGCCGCAGGCCGGCTACTTCGGCCTCTTCTCCTACTGCATCGGCAACGCGCTCACCGGTGAGCTCATCTGCAAGGGCAGCCCCCTGGACTTCGGCACCATCCCCTCCAGTGCCTTCAAAACTGCCATGTTCTTCGTAGGCGTCTCTACCTTCCTCATCATCGGCACCATCCTCTGcttcagcctcttcttcttctgcAACGCGGCCACCGTGTACAAAGTGTGCGCCTGGATGCAGCTGGCGGCgg ctacAGGGCTGATGATCGGCTGCCTGATCTACCCCGACGGCTGGGACTCCGCCGAGGTGAGGAGAATGTGCGGGGACAAAACCGACAAATACACGCTGGGCGCGTGCACCGTGCGCTGGGCGTACATCCTGTGCATCATCGGCATCCTGGACGCCCTCATCCTCTCCTTCCTGGCCTTCGTGCTGGGCAACCGGCAGGACAACCTCCTCCCCTCGGATTTCAAAGTGGAGGATAACG AAGAGGGAAATGACTGA
- the SRPK1 gene encoding SRSF protein kinase 1 isoform X3 encodes MERKVLALQARKKRTKAKKDKAQRKPDTQHRSLAAQSESDLPEQEEEILGSDDDEQEDPNDYCKGGYHLVKIGDLFNGRYHVIRKLGWGHFSTVWLAWDIQGRRFVAMKVVKSAEHYTETALDEIKLLKSVRSSDPNDPSKERVVQLLDDFKISGVNGSHICMVFEVLGHHLLKWIIKSNYQGLPLPCVKKIIKQVLQGLDYLHTKCRIIHTDIKPENILLCVNDQYIRRLAAEATEWQRSGAPPPSGSAVSTAPQPKPADKMSKNKKKKLKKKQKRQAELLEKRMQEIEEMEKEANPEQTQPEEEEEAQTPVEMLIKVSPSEESINKKPETLGQEGSNLMESNVEKDAAEINCNGVIAMTELTDSGNEGSVRLEDDLHNANAPANAPATQHPDNLHSSNYTQHNNDSELGPQEAVLDLFVPLAPEDSMVCQPVPSQEQALNEQGINNFHQEGIRTEIPSEDENETNSPTDNKGKSAAGNFLLNPLEPKNADKLKVKIADLGNACWVHKHFTEDIQTRQYRSLEVLIGSGYNTPADIWSTACMAFELATGDYLFEPHSGEDYSRDEDHIALIIELLGKIPRKLILAGKYSKEFFTKKGDLKHITKLKPWGLFEVLVEKYEWAQDEAAGFTDFLLPMLELIPEKRATAAECLRHPWLNS; translated from the exons GGGGTTACCACCTTGTGAAAATAGGAGATCTCTTCAATGGACGCTACCACGTGATTCGGAAGCTTGGATGGGGTCACTTCTCCACCGTGTGGCTGGCCTGGGACATCCA AGGGAGGAGATTTGTGGCAATGAAGGTGGTGAAGAGTGCAGAGCACTACACAGAAACAGCACTGGATGAAATCAAATTGCTGAAATCG GTCCGCAGCAGTGACCCAAATGATCCAAGCAAGGAGAGAGTTGTTCAGTTATTAGATGACTTCAAGATTTCAGGAGTGAATGGTTCCC ATATCTGTATGGTGTTTGAAGTTCTAGGGCATCATCTCCTGAAGTGGATCATCAAGTCAAATTATCAGGGTCTTCCACTCCCTTGTGTCAAAAAAATCATCAAACAG GTTCTTCAGGGTCTGGATTACCTGCATACCAAGTGTAGAATCATCCACACAGATATAAAGCCTGAGAACATCCTGCTGTGTGTGAATGACCAGTACATTCGCAGGCTGGCTGCAGAGGCAACAGAGTGGCAGAGATCTGGGGCTCCCCCACCATCTGGCTCTGCAG TGAGCACTGCACCACAGCCTAAACCA GCTGACAAAATGTCAAAGAATAAGAAAAAGAAGttgaaaaagaagcagaaaagacAGGCTGAGTTGTTGGAGAAGCGAATGCAAGAGATAGAGGAAATGGAGAAGGAAGCAAACCCTGAGCAGACACAGcctgaagaggaggaagaagctcaGACTCCTGTGGAAATGCTCATAAAAGTCAGTCCATCAGAGGAAAGTATCAACAAAAAGCCAG AAACCCTTGGACAGGAGGGATCCAATCTCATGGAAAGCAACGTGGAAAAAGACGCTGCAGAAATCAACTGCAACGGGGTGATCGCCATGACAGAGCTGACAGACTCTGGGAACGAGGGCTCCGTGCGCCTCGAGGACGACCTGCACAACGCCAATGCCCCTGCCAATGCCCCTGCCACCCAGCACCCCGACAACCTGCACAGCTCTAATTACACCCAGCACAACAATGACTCAGAGCTCGGGCCCCAGGAAGCAGTGTTGGACTTGTTTGTGCCCTTGGCTCCGGAGGATTCCATGGTGTGCCAGCCCgtccccagccaggagcaggcgCTGAACGAGCAGGGCATCAACAATTTTCATCAGGAAGGCATCAGGACAGAGATCCCTTCAGAGGATGAGAATGAGACTAACAGCCCCACAGACAACAAAG GAAAATCAGCTGCTGGGAATTTCCTTCTTAATCCCCTTGAGCCCAAGAATGCAGATAAGCTCAAAGTGAAGATAGCTGACCTAGGAAATGCCTGCTGGGTG CACAAGCATTTCACTGAGGACATCCAGACCAGGCAGTACAGGTCCCTGGAGGTGCTGATAGGGTCAGGGTACAACACCCCTGCAGACATCTGGAGCACAGCCTGCATG GCCTTTGAGTTGGCAACAGGGGACTATCTCTTCGAGCCTCACTCTGGGGAAGATTACTCACGAGATGAAG ATCACATTGCATTGATCATAGAACTTCTGGGGAAAATACCTCGCAAGCTCATTTTGGCAGGAAAATATTCCAAGGAGTTTTTCACCAAAAAAG GTGATCTGAAGCACATCACCAAACTGAAGCCCTGGGGCCTTTTTGAAGTGCTGGTGGAAAAATACGAGTGGGCCCAAGATGAGGCAGCTGGATTCACAGACTTCTTACTCCCTATGCTGGAGCTGATCCCAGAGAAACGAGCTACAGCAGCAGAATGTCTCAGGCACCCCTGGCTTAACTCCTAG
- the SRPK1 gene encoding SRSF protein kinase 1 isoform X1: MERKVLALQARKKRTKAKKDKAQRKPDTQHRSLAAQSESDLPEQEEEILGSDDDEQEDPNDYCKGGYHLVKIGDLFNGRYHVIRKLGWGHFSTVWLAWDIQGRRFVAMKVVKSAEHYTETALDEIKLLKSVRSSDPNDPSKERVVQLLDDFKISGVNGSHICMVFEVLGHHLLKWIIKSNYQGLPLPCVKKIIKQVLQGLDYLHTKCRIIHTDIKPENILLCVNDQYIRRLAAEATEWQRSGAPPPSGSAVSTAPQPKPADKMSKNKKKKLKKKQKRQAELLEKRMQEIEEMEKEANPEQTQPEEEEEAQTPVEMLIKVSPSEESINKKPAETLGQEGSNLMESNVEKDAAEINCNGVIAMTELTDSGNEGSVRLEDDLHNANAPANAPATQHPDNLHSSNYTQHNNDSELGPQEAVLDLFVPLAPEDSMVCQPVPSQEQALNEQGINNFHQEGIRTEIPSEDENETNSPTDNKGKSAAGNFLLNPLEPKNADKLKVKIADLGNACWVHKHFTEDIQTRQYRSLEVLIGSGYNTPADIWSTACMAFELATGDYLFEPHSGEDYSRDEDHIALIIELLGKIPRKLILAGKYSKEFFTKKGDLKHITKLKPWGLFEVLVEKYEWAQDEAAGFTDFLLPMLELIPEKRATAAECLRHPWLNS, translated from the exons GGGGTTACCACCTTGTGAAAATAGGAGATCTCTTCAATGGACGCTACCACGTGATTCGGAAGCTTGGATGGGGTCACTTCTCCACCGTGTGGCTGGCCTGGGACATCCA AGGGAGGAGATTTGTGGCAATGAAGGTGGTGAAGAGTGCAGAGCACTACACAGAAACAGCACTGGATGAAATCAAATTGCTGAAATCG GTCCGCAGCAGTGACCCAAATGATCCAAGCAAGGAGAGAGTTGTTCAGTTATTAGATGACTTCAAGATTTCAGGAGTGAATGGTTCCC ATATCTGTATGGTGTTTGAAGTTCTAGGGCATCATCTCCTGAAGTGGATCATCAAGTCAAATTATCAGGGTCTTCCACTCCCTTGTGTCAAAAAAATCATCAAACAG GTTCTTCAGGGTCTGGATTACCTGCATACCAAGTGTAGAATCATCCACACAGATATAAAGCCTGAGAACATCCTGCTGTGTGTGAATGACCAGTACATTCGCAGGCTGGCTGCAGAGGCAACAGAGTGGCAGAGATCTGGGGCTCCCCCACCATCTGGCTCTGCAG TGAGCACTGCACCACAGCCTAAACCA GCTGACAAAATGTCAAAGAATAAGAAAAAGAAGttgaaaaagaagcagaaaagacAGGCTGAGTTGTTGGAGAAGCGAATGCAAGAGATAGAGGAAATGGAGAAGGAAGCAAACCCTGAGCAGACACAGcctgaagaggaggaagaagctcaGACTCCTGTGGAAATGCTCATAAAAGTCAGTCCATCAGAGGAAAGTATCAACAAAAAGCCAG CAGAAACCCTTGGACAGGAGGGATCCAATCTCATGGAAAGCAACGTGGAAAAAGACGCTGCAGAAATCAACTGCAACGGGGTGATCGCCATGACAGAGCTGACAGACTCTGGGAACGAGGGCTCCGTGCGCCTCGAGGACGACCTGCACAACGCCAATGCCCCTGCCAATGCCCCTGCCACCCAGCACCCCGACAACCTGCACAGCTCTAATTACACCCAGCACAACAATGACTCAGAGCTCGGGCCCCAGGAAGCAGTGTTGGACTTGTTTGTGCCCTTGGCTCCGGAGGATTCCATGGTGTGCCAGCCCgtccccagccaggagcaggcgCTGAACGAGCAGGGCATCAACAATTTTCATCAGGAAGGCATCAGGACAGAGATCCCTTCAGAGGATGAGAATGAGACTAACAGCCCCACAGACAACAAAG GAAAATCAGCTGCTGGGAATTTCCTTCTTAATCCCCTTGAGCCCAAGAATGCAGATAAGCTCAAAGTGAAGATAGCTGACCTAGGAAATGCCTGCTGGGTG CACAAGCATTTCACTGAGGACATCCAGACCAGGCAGTACAGGTCCCTGGAGGTGCTGATAGGGTCAGGGTACAACACCCCTGCAGACATCTGGAGCACAGCCTGCATG GCCTTTGAGTTGGCAACAGGGGACTATCTCTTCGAGCCTCACTCTGGGGAAGATTACTCACGAGATGAAG ATCACATTGCATTGATCATAGAACTTCTGGGGAAAATACCTCGCAAGCTCATTTTGGCAGGAAAATATTCCAAGGAGTTTTTCACCAAAAAAG GTGATCTGAAGCACATCACCAAACTGAAGCCCTGGGGCCTTTTTGAAGTGCTGGTGGAAAAATACGAGTGGGCCCAAGATGAGGCAGCTGGATTCACAGACTTCTTACTCCCTATGCTGGAGCTGATCCCAGAGAAACGAGCTACAGCAGCAGAATGTCTCAGGCACCCCTGGCTTAACTCCTAG
- the SRPK1 gene encoding SRSF protein kinase 1 isoform X2, with amino-acid sequence MAFSKTIGLSSGISLSMGGRASCRPDTQHRSLAAQSESDLPEQEEEILGSDDDEQEDPNDYCKGGYHLVKIGDLFNGRYHVIRKLGWGHFSTVWLAWDIQGRRFVAMKVVKSAEHYTETALDEIKLLKSVRSSDPNDPSKERVVQLLDDFKISGVNGSHICMVFEVLGHHLLKWIIKSNYQGLPLPCVKKIIKQVLQGLDYLHTKCRIIHTDIKPENILLCVNDQYIRRLAAEATEWQRSGAPPPSGSAVSTAPQPKPADKMSKNKKKKLKKKQKRQAELLEKRMQEIEEMEKEANPEQTQPEEEEEAQTPVEMLIKVSPSEESINKKPAETLGQEGSNLMESNVEKDAAEINCNGVIAMTELTDSGNEGSVRLEDDLHNANAPANAPATQHPDNLHSSNYTQHNNDSELGPQEAVLDLFVPLAPEDSMVCQPVPSQEQALNEQGINNFHQEGIRTEIPSEDENETNSPTDNKGKSAAGNFLLNPLEPKNADKLKVKIADLGNACWVHKHFTEDIQTRQYRSLEVLIGSGYNTPADIWSTACMAFELATGDYLFEPHSGEDYSRDEDHIALIIELLGKIPRKLILAGKYSKEFFTKKGDLKHITKLKPWGLFEVLVEKYEWAQDEAAGFTDFLLPMLELIPEKRATAAECLRHPWLNS; translated from the exons GGGGTTACCACCTTGTGAAAATAGGAGATCTCTTCAATGGACGCTACCACGTGATTCGGAAGCTTGGATGGGGTCACTTCTCCACCGTGTGGCTGGCCTGGGACATCCA AGGGAGGAGATTTGTGGCAATGAAGGTGGTGAAGAGTGCAGAGCACTACACAGAAACAGCACTGGATGAAATCAAATTGCTGAAATCG GTCCGCAGCAGTGACCCAAATGATCCAAGCAAGGAGAGAGTTGTTCAGTTATTAGATGACTTCAAGATTTCAGGAGTGAATGGTTCCC ATATCTGTATGGTGTTTGAAGTTCTAGGGCATCATCTCCTGAAGTGGATCATCAAGTCAAATTATCAGGGTCTTCCACTCCCTTGTGTCAAAAAAATCATCAAACAG GTTCTTCAGGGTCTGGATTACCTGCATACCAAGTGTAGAATCATCCACACAGATATAAAGCCTGAGAACATCCTGCTGTGTGTGAATGACCAGTACATTCGCAGGCTGGCTGCAGAGGCAACAGAGTGGCAGAGATCTGGGGCTCCCCCACCATCTGGCTCTGCAG TGAGCACTGCACCACAGCCTAAACCA GCTGACAAAATGTCAAAGAATAAGAAAAAGAAGttgaaaaagaagcagaaaagacAGGCTGAGTTGTTGGAGAAGCGAATGCAAGAGATAGAGGAAATGGAGAAGGAAGCAAACCCTGAGCAGACACAGcctgaagaggaggaagaagctcaGACTCCTGTGGAAATGCTCATAAAAGTCAGTCCATCAGAGGAAAGTATCAACAAAAAGCCAG CAGAAACCCTTGGACAGGAGGGATCCAATCTCATGGAAAGCAACGTGGAAAAAGACGCTGCAGAAATCAACTGCAACGGGGTGATCGCCATGACAGAGCTGACAGACTCTGGGAACGAGGGCTCCGTGCGCCTCGAGGACGACCTGCACAACGCCAATGCCCCTGCCAATGCCCCTGCCACCCAGCACCCCGACAACCTGCACAGCTCTAATTACACCCAGCACAACAATGACTCAGAGCTCGGGCCCCAGGAAGCAGTGTTGGACTTGTTTGTGCCCTTGGCTCCGGAGGATTCCATGGTGTGCCAGCCCgtccccagccaggagcaggcgCTGAACGAGCAGGGCATCAACAATTTTCATCAGGAAGGCATCAGGACAGAGATCCCTTCAGAGGATGAGAATGAGACTAACAGCCCCACAGACAACAAAG GAAAATCAGCTGCTGGGAATTTCCTTCTTAATCCCCTTGAGCCCAAGAATGCAGATAAGCTCAAAGTGAAGATAGCTGACCTAGGAAATGCCTGCTGGGTG CACAAGCATTTCACTGAGGACATCCAGACCAGGCAGTACAGGTCCCTGGAGGTGCTGATAGGGTCAGGGTACAACACCCCTGCAGACATCTGGAGCACAGCCTGCATG GCCTTTGAGTTGGCAACAGGGGACTATCTCTTCGAGCCTCACTCTGGGGAAGATTACTCACGAGATGAAG ATCACATTGCATTGATCATAGAACTTCTGGGGAAAATACCTCGCAAGCTCATTTTGGCAGGAAAATATTCCAAGGAGTTTTTCACCAAAAAAG GTGATCTGAAGCACATCACCAAACTGAAGCCCTGGGGCCTTTTTGAAGTGCTGGTGGAAAAATACGAGTGGGCCCAAGATGAGGCAGCTGGATTCACAGACTTCTTACTCCCTATGCTGGAGCTGATCCCAGAGAAACGAGCTACAGCAGCAGAATGTCTCAGGCACCCCTGGCTTAACTCCTAG